From a region of the Arachis ipaensis cultivar K30076 chromosome B09, Araip1.1, whole genome shotgun sequence genome:
- the LOC107619143 gene encoding omega-6 fatty acid desaturase, endoplasmic reticulum isozyme 1 isoform X1, with protein MCLEIGVYCVRHFHILSFLFSIFIGFPRHNRTSNNWSFNNTTMGAGGRVTKIEAQKKPLSRVPHSNPPFSVGQLKKAIPPHCFERSLFISFSYVVYDLLMAYLLFYIATTYFHKLPYPFSFLAWPIYWAIQGCILTGVWVIAHECGHHAFSKYQLVDDMVGLTLHSCLLVPYFSWKISHRRHHSNTGSLDRDEVFVPKPKSKVSWYNKYMNNPPGRAISLFITLTLGWPLYLAFNVSGRPYDRFASHYDPYAPIYSNRERLLIYVSDSSVFAVTYLLYHIATLKGLGWVVCVYGVPLLIVNGFLVTITCLQHTHASLPHYDSSEWDWLRGALATVDRDYGILNKAFHHITDTHVAHHLFSTMPHYHAMEATNAIKPILGDYYQFDGTPVYKALWREAKECLYVEPDDGASQKGVYWYKNKF; from the exons ATGTGTTTGGAAATTGGTGTCTATTGTGTTAGGCATTTTCacatcctttcttttcttttctctatttttataGGATTCCCAAGGCATAATAGAACTTCAAATAACTG GAGCTTTAACAACACAACAATGGGAGCTGGAGGGCGTGTCACTAAGATTGAAGCTCAAAAGAAGCCTCTTTCAAGGGTTCCACATTCAAACCCTCCATTCAGTGTTGGCCAACTCAAGAAAGCAATTCCACCACATTGCTTTGAACGTTCTCTTTTCATATCATTCTCATATGTTGTCTATGATCTCTTAATGGCCTACTTACTCTTCTACATTGCCACCACTTATTTCCACAAGCTTCCATACCCATTTTCCTTCCTTGCTTGGCCAATCTATTGGGCCATCCAAGGCTGCATTCTCACCGGTGTTTGGGTGATTGCTCATGAGTGTGGCCACCATGCCTTCAGCAAGTACCAACTTGTTGATGACATGGTTGGTTTGACCCTTCACTCTTGTCTATTAGTTCCTTATTTCTCATGGAAAATCAGCCACCGCCGCCACCACTCCAACACAGGTTCCCTCGACCGCGACGAAGTGTTTGTCCCGAAACCAAAATCAAAGGTATCATGGTATAACAAGTACATGAACAATCCACCAGGGAGGGCTATTTCCCTTTTCATCACACTCACACTAGGATGGCCCTTGTACTTGGCCTTCAATGTTTCTGGCAGACCCTATGATAGATTTGCAAGCCACTATGACCCTTATGCTCCCATATACTCTAACAGGGAAAGGCTTCTAATTTATGTCTCAGATTCATCTGTCTTTGCTGTAACATATCTGCTATATCACATAGCAACTTTGAAAGGTTTGGGTTGGGTGGTATGTGTTTATGGGGTGCCATTGCTCATTGTGAATGGGTTTCTAGTTACCATAACCTGTTTGCAACACACACATGCATCATTGCCTCACTATGATTCATCCGAATGGGACTGGTTAAGAGGAGCATTGGCAACAGTGGACAGAGATTATGGGATACTGAATAAGGCATTTCATCATATAACTGATACGCATGTGGCTCATCATTTGTTCTCAACAATGCCTCATTACCATGCAATGGAAGCAACCAATGCAATAAAGCCAATATTGGGTGATTACTACCAATTTGATGGCACCCCAGTTTACAAAGCATTGTGGAGAGAAGCCAAAGAGTGCCTCTATGTGGAGCCAGATGATGGAGCTTCTCAGAAGGGTGTTTATTGGTACAAGAACAAGTTCTGA
- the LOC107618771 gene encoding vesicle-associated membrane protein 727 has translation MSQRGLIYSFVAKGTVVLAEHTQYTGNFSTIAVQCLQKLPSNSSKYTYSCDGHTFNFLIDSGFVFLIVADESVGRSVPFVFLERVKDDFVKRYGASIKNDGAHPLADDDEDDDLFEDRFSIAYNLDREFGPALKEHMQYCLTHPEEISKLSKLKAQITEVKGIMMDNIEKVLDRGEKIELLVDKTENLQFQADSFQRQGRQLRRKMWLQNLQMKLMVGGGILILIIVLWVIACGGFKC, from the exons ATGAGTCAGAGAGGTTTAATATATAGCTTTGTTGCCAAAGGAACTGTTGTCTTAGCAGAACACACGCAATATACTGGAAATTTCAGCACCATTGCTGTTCAGTGCTTGCAGAAGCTGCCTTCAAATAGCAGCAAATACACATATTCATGTGATGGTCACACGTTTAACTTCCTCATAGATAGTGGATTTG TTTTCCTTATTGTCGCAGATGAATCGGTTGGAAGGAGTGTTCCTTTTGTATTTCTTGAACGGGTGAAGGATGATTTTGTGAAGCGATATGGTGCGAGCATTAAGAATGACGGTGCCCATCCACTTGCTGATGACGATGAAGATGATGACTTATTCGAAGACAGATTTAGCATCGCCTATAATCTAGATCGTGAATTTGG ACCAGCGCTTAAGGAGCATATGCAGTATTGCTTGACCCACCCGGAAGAAATAAGTAAACTATCGAAATTGAAGGCTCAGATAACCGAGGTCAAGGGAATAATGATGGACAACATTGAGAAG GTTTTGGATCGTGGAGAGAAGATTGAACTTCTGGTTGACAAAACAGAAAACTTGCAATTCCAG GCCGACAGCTTTCAGAGGCAGGGGAGGCAGCTAAGAAGGAAGATGTGGCTGCAGAATCTCCAGATGAAGCTGATGGTGGGAGGAGGAATCCTTATCTTAATCATAGTATTGTGGGTTATTGCTTGTGGTGGTTTCAAGTGTTGA
- the LOC107619143 gene encoding omega-6 fatty acid desaturase, endoplasmic reticulum isozyme 1 isoform X4, whose protein sequence is MHAFLSNEGSFNNTTMGAGGRVTKIEAQKKPLSRVPHSNPPFSVGQLKKAIPPHCFERSLFISFSYVVYDLLMAYLLFYIATTYFHKLPYPFSFLAWPIYWAIQGCILTGVWVIAHECGHHAFSKYQLVDDMVGLTLHSCLLVPYFSWKISHRRHHSNTGSLDRDEVFVPKPKSKVSWYNKYMNNPPGRAISLFITLTLGWPLYLAFNVSGRPYDRFASHYDPYAPIYSNRERLLIYVSDSSVFAVTYLLYHIATLKGLGWVVCVYGVPLLIVNGFLVTITCLQHTHASLPHYDSSEWDWLRGALATVDRDYGILNKAFHHITDTHVAHHLFSTMPHYHAMEATNAIKPILGDYYQFDGTPVYKALWREAKECLYVEPDDGASQKGVYWYKNKF, encoded by the exons ATGCATGCTTTCTTGTCAAATGAAGG GAGCTTTAACAACACAACAATGGGAGCTGGAGGGCGTGTCACTAAGATTGAAGCTCAAAAGAAGCCTCTTTCAAGGGTTCCACATTCAAACCCTCCATTCAGTGTTGGCCAACTCAAGAAAGCAATTCCACCACATTGCTTTGAACGTTCTCTTTTCATATCATTCTCATATGTTGTCTATGATCTCTTAATGGCCTACTTACTCTTCTACATTGCCACCACTTATTTCCACAAGCTTCCATACCCATTTTCCTTCCTTGCTTGGCCAATCTATTGGGCCATCCAAGGCTGCATTCTCACCGGTGTTTGGGTGATTGCTCATGAGTGTGGCCACCATGCCTTCAGCAAGTACCAACTTGTTGATGACATGGTTGGTTTGACCCTTCACTCTTGTCTATTAGTTCCTTATTTCTCATGGAAAATCAGCCACCGCCGCCACCACTCCAACACAGGTTCCCTCGACCGCGACGAAGTGTTTGTCCCGAAACCAAAATCAAAGGTATCATGGTATAACAAGTACATGAACAATCCACCAGGGAGGGCTATTTCCCTTTTCATCACACTCACACTAGGATGGCCCTTGTACTTGGCCTTCAATGTTTCTGGCAGACCCTATGATAGATTTGCAAGCCACTATGACCCTTATGCTCCCATATACTCTAACAGGGAAAGGCTTCTAATTTATGTCTCAGATTCATCTGTCTTTGCTGTAACATATCTGCTATATCACATAGCAACTTTGAAAGGTTTGGGTTGGGTGGTATGTGTTTATGGGGTGCCATTGCTCATTGTGAATGGGTTTCTAGTTACCATAACCTGTTTGCAACACACACATGCATCATTGCCTCACTATGATTCATCCGAATGGGACTGGTTAAGAGGAGCATTGGCAACAGTGGACAGAGATTATGGGATACTGAATAAGGCATTTCATCATATAACTGATACGCATGTGGCTCATCATTTGTTCTCAACAATGCCTCATTACCATGCAATGGAAGCAACCAATGCAATAAAGCCAATATTGGGTGATTACTACCAATTTGATGGCACCCCAGTTTACAAAGCATTGTGGAGAGAAGCCAAAGAGTGCCTCTATGTGGAGCCAGATGATGGAGCTTCTCAGAAGGGTGTTTATTGGTACAAGAACAAGTTCTGA
- the LOC107619143 gene encoding omega-6 fatty acid desaturase, endoplasmic reticulum isozyme 1 isoform X3: MCLEIGVYCVRSFNNTTMGAGGRVTKIEAQKKPLSRVPHSNPPFSVGQLKKAIPPHCFERSLFISFSYVVYDLLMAYLLFYIATTYFHKLPYPFSFLAWPIYWAIQGCILTGVWVIAHECGHHAFSKYQLVDDMVGLTLHSCLLVPYFSWKISHRRHHSNTGSLDRDEVFVPKPKSKVSWYNKYMNNPPGRAISLFITLTLGWPLYLAFNVSGRPYDRFASHYDPYAPIYSNRERLLIYVSDSSVFAVTYLLYHIATLKGLGWVVCVYGVPLLIVNGFLVTITCLQHTHASLPHYDSSEWDWLRGALATVDRDYGILNKAFHHITDTHVAHHLFSTMPHYHAMEATNAIKPILGDYYQFDGTPVYKALWREAKECLYVEPDDGASQKGVYWYKNKF; encoded by the exons ATGTGTTTGGAAATTGGTGTCTATTGTGTTAG GAGCTTTAACAACACAACAATGGGAGCTGGAGGGCGTGTCACTAAGATTGAAGCTCAAAAGAAGCCTCTTTCAAGGGTTCCACATTCAAACCCTCCATTCAGTGTTGGCCAACTCAAGAAAGCAATTCCACCACATTGCTTTGAACGTTCTCTTTTCATATCATTCTCATATGTTGTCTATGATCTCTTAATGGCCTACTTACTCTTCTACATTGCCACCACTTATTTCCACAAGCTTCCATACCCATTTTCCTTCCTTGCTTGGCCAATCTATTGGGCCATCCAAGGCTGCATTCTCACCGGTGTTTGGGTGATTGCTCATGAGTGTGGCCACCATGCCTTCAGCAAGTACCAACTTGTTGATGACATGGTTGGTTTGACCCTTCACTCTTGTCTATTAGTTCCTTATTTCTCATGGAAAATCAGCCACCGCCGCCACCACTCCAACACAGGTTCCCTCGACCGCGACGAAGTGTTTGTCCCGAAACCAAAATCAAAGGTATCATGGTATAACAAGTACATGAACAATCCACCAGGGAGGGCTATTTCCCTTTTCATCACACTCACACTAGGATGGCCCTTGTACTTGGCCTTCAATGTTTCTGGCAGACCCTATGATAGATTTGCAAGCCACTATGACCCTTATGCTCCCATATACTCTAACAGGGAAAGGCTTCTAATTTATGTCTCAGATTCATCTGTCTTTGCTGTAACATATCTGCTATATCACATAGCAACTTTGAAAGGTTTGGGTTGGGTGGTATGTGTTTATGGGGTGCCATTGCTCATTGTGAATGGGTTTCTAGTTACCATAACCTGTTTGCAACACACACATGCATCATTGCCTCACTATGATTCATCCGAATGGGACTGGTTAAGAGGAGCATTGGCAACAGTGGACAGAGATTATGGGATACTGAATAAGGCATTTCATCATATAACTGATACGCATGTGGCTCATCATTTGTTCTCAACAATGCCTCATTACCATGCAATGGAAGCAACCAATGCAATAAAGCCAATATTGGGTGATTACTACCAATTTGATGGCACCCCAGTTTACAAAGCATTGTGGAGAGAAGCCAAAGAGTGCCTCTATGTGGAGCCAGATGATGGAGCTTCTCAGAAGGGTGTTTATTGGTACAAGAACAAGTTCTGA
- the LOC107619143 gene encoding omega-6 fatty acid desaturase, endoplasmic reticulum isozyme 1 isoform X5: MGAGGRVTKIEAQKKPLSRVPHSNPPFSVGQLKKAIPPHCFERSLFISFSYVVYDLLMAYLLFYIATTYFHKLPYPFSFLAWPIYWAIQGCILTGVWVIAHECGHHAFSKYQLVDDMVGLTLHSCLLVPYFSWKISHRRHHSNTGSLDRDEVFVPKPKSKVSWYNKYMNNPPGRAISLFITLTLGWPLYLAFNVSGRPYDRFASHYDPYAPIYSNRERLLIYVSDSSVFAVTYLLYHIATLKGLGWVVCVYGVPLLIVNGFLVTITCLQHTHASLPHYDSSEWDWLRGALATVDRDYGILNKAFHHITDTHVAHHLFSTMPHYHAMEATNAIKPILGDYYQFDGTPVYKALWREAKECLYVEPDDGASQKGVYWYKNKF, translated from the coding sequence ATGGGAGCTGGAGGGCGTGTCACTAAGATTGAAGCTCAAAAGAAGCCTCTTTCAAGGGTTCCACATTCAAACCCTCCATTCAGTGTTGGCCAACTCAAGAAAGCAATTCCACCACATTGCTTTGAACGTTCTCTTTTCATATCATTCTCATATGTTGTCTATGATCTCTTAATGGCCTACTTACTCTTCTACATTGCCACCACTTATTTCCACAAGCTTCCATACCCATTTTCCTTCCTTGCTTGGCCAATCTATTGGGCCATCCAAGGCTGCATTCTCACCGGTGTTTGGGTGATTGCTCATGAGTGTGGCCACCATGCCTTCAGCAAGTACCAACTTGTTGATGACATGGTTGGTTTGACCCTTCACTCTTGTCTATTAGTTCCTTATTTCTCATGGAAAATCAGCCACCGCCGCCACCACTCCAACACAGGTTCCCTCGACCGCGACGAAGTGTTTGTCCCGAAACCAAAATCAAAGGTATCATGGTATAACAAGTACATGAACAATCCACCAGGGAGGGCTATTTCCCTTTTCATCACACTCACACTAGGATGGCCCTTGTACTTGGCCTTCAATGTTTCTGGCAGACCCTATGATAGATTTGCAAGCCACTATGACCCTTATGCTCCCATATACTCTAACAGGGAAAGGCTTCTAATTTATGTCTCAGATTCATCTGTCTTTGCTGTAACATATCTGCTATATCACATAGCAACTTTGAAAGGTTTGGGTTGGGTGGTATGTGTTTATGGGGTGCCATTGCTCATTGTGAATGGGTTTCTAGTTACCATAACCTGTTTGCAACACACACATGCATCATTGCCTCACTATGATTCATCCGAATGGGACTGGTTAAGAGGAGCATTGGCAACAGTGGACAGAGATTATGGGATACTGAATAAGGCATTTCATCATATAACTGATACGCATGTGGCTCATCATTTGTTCTCAACAATGCCTCATTACCATGCAATGGAAGCAACCAATGCAATAAAGCCAATATTGGGTGATTACTACCAATTTGATGGCACCCCAGTTTACAAAGCATTGTGGAGAGAAGCCAAAGAGTGCCTCTATGTGGAGCCAGATGATGGAGCTTCTCAGAAGGGTGTTTATTGGTACAAGAACAAGTTCTGA
- the LOC107619143 gene encoding omega-6 fatty acid desaturase, endoplasmic reticulum isozyme 1 isoform X2, translating to MHAFLSNEGCKTSSLILVTWSFNNTTMGAGGRVTKIEAQKKPLSRVPHSNPPFSVGQLKKAIPPHCFERSLFISFSYVVYDLLMAYLLFYIATTYFHKLPYPFSFLAWPIYWAIQGCILTGVWVIAHECGHHAFSKYQLVDDMVGLTLHSCLLVPYFSWKISHRRHHSNTGSLDRDEVFVPKPKSKVSWYNKYMNNPPGRAISLFITLTLGWPLYLAFNVSGRPYDRFASHYDPYAPIYSNRERLLIYVSDSSVFAVTYLLYHIATLKGLGWVVCVYGVPLLIVNGFLVTITCLQHTHASLPHYDSSEWDWLRGALATVDRDYGILNKAFHHITDTHVAHHLFSTMPHYHAMEATNAIKPILGDYYQFDGTPVYKALWREAKECLYVEPDDGASQKGVYWYKNKF from the exons ATGCATGCTTTCTTGTCAAATGAAGGGTGCAAAACATCATCACTCATACTAGTCACTTG GAGCTTTAACAACACAACAATGGGAGCTGGAGGGCGTGTCACTAAGATTGAAGCTCAAAAGAAGCCTCTTTCAAGGGTTCCACATTCAAACCCTCCATTCAGTGTTGGCCAACTCAAGAAAGCAATTCCACCACATTGCTTTGAACGTTCTCTTTTCATATCATTCTCATATGTTGTCTATGATCTCTTAATGGCCTACTTACTCTTCTACATTGCCACCACTTATTTCCACAAGCTTCCATACCCATTTTCCTTCCTTGCTTGGCCAATCTATTGGGCCATCCAAGGCTGCATTCTCACCGGTGTTTGGGTGATTGCTCATGAGTGTGGCCACCATGCCTTCAGCAAGTACCAACTTGTTGATGACATGGTTGGTTTGACCCTTCACTCTTGTCTATTAGTTCCTTATTTCTCATGGAAAATCAGCCACCGCCGCCACCACTCCAACACAGGTTCCCTCGACCGCGACGAAGTGTTTGTCCCGAAACCAAAATCAAAGGTATCATGGTATAACAAGTACATGAACAATCCACCAGGGAGGGCTATTTCCCTTTTCATCACACTCACACTAGGATGGCCCTTGTACTTGGCCTTCAATGTTTCTGGCAGACCCTATGATAGATTTGCAAGCCACTATGACCCTTATGCTCCCATATACTCTAACAGGGAAAGGCTTCTAATTTATGTCTCAGATTCATCTGTCTTTGCTGTAACATATCTGCTATATCACATAGCAACTTTGAAAGGTTTGGGTTGGGTGGTATGTGTTTATGGGGTGCCATTGCTCATTGTGAATGGGTTTCTAGTTACCATAACCTGTTTGCAACACACACATGCATCATTGCCTCACTATGATTCATCCGAATGGGACTGGTTAAGAGGAGCATTGGCAACAGTGGACAGAGATTATGGGATACTGAATAAGGCATTTCATCATATAACTGATACGCATGTGGCTCATCATTTGTTCTCAACAATGCCTCATTACCATGCAATGGAAGCAACCAATGCAATAAAGCCAATATTGGGTGATTACTACCAATTTGATGGCACCCCAGTTTACAAAGCATTGTGGAGAGAAGCCAAAGAGTGCCTCTATGTGGAGCCAGATGATGGAGCTTCTCAGAAGGGTGTTTATTGGTACAAGAACAAGTTCTGA
- the LOC107618177 gene encoding coatomer subunit delta, with protein sequence MVVLAASIVGKSGKVLVSRQFVDMSRIRIEGLLAAFPKLIGTGKQHTYVETENVRYVYQPIEALYLLLVTNKQSNILEDLETLRLLSKLVPEYSYSLDEEGICKNAFELIFAFDEVISLGHKENVTVAQVKQYCEMESHEEKLHKLVMQSKINETKDVMKRKASEIDKSKIEKNRGDKGGFGPLQSMGSGRIESGFNDLSISSSGTGFGSGSGFGMTTDIDSFSTKSKGRPTSAATAPPKGLGMKLGKSQRTNQFLESLKAEGEVIVEDVQPKVGPSRAAAAPLTDPITLTVEEKLNVTLKRDGGVSNFDVQGTLSLQILNQEDAHIQVQVQTGENQAISFKTHPNMNKDLFANENILGLKDPNRPFPTGQGSEAGVGLLKWRMQSTDESMVPLTINCWPSSSGNETYVSIEYEASSMFELRNVVVSVPLPALREAPTVNQIDGEWRYDSRNSILEWSILLIDNSNRSGSMEFVVPQADSSAFFPISVRFMATDTFSDLKVANIIPLKGGNQPKYAQRTQLITENYQVV encoded by the exons ATG GTTGTACTTGCTGCATCCATTGTGGGCAAATCTGGTAAAG TTCTGGTTTCTAGGCAGTTTGTTGATATGTCTCGTATAAGGATTGAGGGCCTTCTGGCAGCTTTTCCGAAATTGATTGGCACCGGAAAACAGCACACTTACGTTGAGACCGAGAATGTGCGCTATGTTTACCAGCCAATAGAAGCACTCTATCTACTTCTTGTGACAAACAAACAAAGCAACATACTGGAAGATTTAGAAACTCTGAGACTTCTCTCCAAACTT GTGCCTGAGTATTCTTATTCCCTCGATGAGGAAGGTATTTGCAAAAATGCATTTGAGCTGATTTTTGCCTTTGATGAAGTCATCTCTCTTGGCCACAAGGAGAATGTCACTGTTGCACAAGTTAAGCAATACTGTGAGATGGAGAGTCATGAAGAGAAACTACACAAGCTGGTTATGCAGAGCAAAATTAATGAAACAAAGGATGTTATGAAGCGTAAAGCTAGTGAGATTGATAAGAGCAAG ATTGAAAAGAACAGAGGTGATAAAGGTGGATTTGGCCCATTACAGTCTATGGGCTCGGGAAGAATTGAAAGTGGCTTTAATGATTTGAGCATATCTAGCAGTGGAACTGGTTTTGGAAGTGGCTCAGGTTTTGGAATGACTACTGACATTGATTCCTTTTCTACAAAGTCTAAAG GCCGTCCAACTTCGGCTGCCACTGCTCCTCCCAAGGGTCTTGGAATGAAGCTTGGTAAATCACAAAGGACAAATCAATTTTTAGAATCATTGAAAGCAGAAGGTGAGGTCATTGTTGAAGATGTTCAGCCAAAAGTTGGTCCGTCTCGGGCAGCTGCCGCACCACTTACTGATCCCATCACACTAACTGTTGAGGAGAAACTAAATGTGACTCTAAAACGAGATGGTGGAGTAAGTAATTTTGATGTTCAAGGAACATTATCGCTTCAAATTCTTAACCAAGAGGATGCACATATTCAAGTTCAG GTCCAAACTGGTGAAAATCAAGCCATCTCCTTCAAGACACATCCTAACATGAACAAAGATTTATTTGCCAATGAAAATATCCTAGGGTTAAAAGATCCCAATAGGCCTTTCCCCACTGGTCAAGGCAGTGAAGCTGGTGTTGGCCTCCTAAAGTGGAGAATGCAAAGCACTGATGAATCAATGGTGCCTCTGACAA TAAACTGCTGGCCCTCATCTTCTGGAAATGAAACTTACGTCAGCATTGAATACGAAGCTTCATCAATGTTTGAGCTGCGGAACGTAGTGGTCTCGGTTCCTCTACCTGCACTTAGAGAAGCACCAACTGTTAACCAGATTGATGGTGAATGGAG GTATGACTCTAGGAATTCTATTTTGGAGTGGTCTATCCTTCTGATTGATAATTCAAACCGCAG TGGGTCAATGGAGTTTGTTGTTCCCCAAGCAGACTCATCAGCATTCTTTCCCATTTCAGTCCGTTTTATGGCAACCGACACATTTAGTGACCTGAAG GTTGCTAACATCATACCACTTAAGGGGGGCAATCAACCCAAATATGCTCAGAGAACGCAGTTGATCACAGAAAACTACCAAGTTGTGTGA